The genomic region AAGGGAAGGAACTGCCGGGCATAGCGGCCCTCACGGATAAGAACTAGGGTATAGGGTAGAGGGTATGGGGCATAGAAGAGACGGGGTTCAGGGTCTGGGGTTTAGGGCTAAGGATATTCTATTGGTTTCCCCCGATCCACAATCCCTAAAACCCTACACCCTAAACCCTGTGTGTTAGCCATGCGGATCCCAGTCATTGCCGGTAACTGGAAGATGTATAAGACGCCTTCCGAAGCCATCATCCTGGCAGAGGGGATAGTTAAGGCGCTGTCATCACTCGACGGACCTGAGCTGGTCGTGTGCCCTCCATTTACGGCGCTTGCTGCCGTCGGCCAGGTTGTTGCCGGATCGAGGATAGGTCTTGGCGCGCAGGACTTACATTGGGCAAGGGAAGGGGCCTATACCGGCGAGGTGTCGGCCGACATGCTTCAGGATATCGGATGCCGATATGCCATCATCGGCCACTCCGAGCGACGGCAATATTTCGGAGAGACCGACGAGGGCGTGAATAAGAAGAGCCGCGCCGCCCTGGCAGGCGACCTGACCCCGATTGTCTGTGTCGGTGAGACCCTCACCGAACGGGAGGCGGGGCGCGCTGACGCTGTTGTAGAGATACAGCTCAAAGGGGCGCTGTCGGGTCTTGCGCCTGAGCAGGTTCAGCGACTCATCTTCGCGTATGAGCCGGTCTGGGCCATTGGCACAGGTAAAACGGCCACCCCAAGCCAGGCTGAAGAGATGCACGCGCATATCCGTAAAACGATCGCCATGCTGGTCGATGCCGAGACCGCCTGCGGTGTCCGCATTCTGTATGGAGGAAGCGTCAAGCCGGAGAATGCCACGGAGCTGTTGGAGCGATCCGAGATCGACGGCGCACTGATTGGTGGGGCAAGCTTACAGGTCGATTCATTTGCGGCAATCGCCAAAGCCGCTCAAAATACAGGGTTTAGGGTTTAGAGGGTATAGGGTTTAGGACAAAAGAGACGAGGTCTAGGGTCTGGTGTGCAGGGGTAAAGGATGTTCGAGTGATCCTCTCCAACCCCAAACCCCATACCCCAACCCCTGGTTGTTAAGGAGGTAGTAATGGTTATCGCGCTTTCCGTAATACATCTGCTTATTGCACTGGTCCTTATCGTGATTGTGCTCCTCCAGAGCGGCAAAGGCGCCGATATCGGCGCCGCCTTTGGTGGTGGTTCGAGTCAGACCGTTTTCGGTGGGCGCGGTGCGGCGACCTTTTTAAGCAAGCTGACGCTGGCAGCGGCCGTGCTCTTTATGGTCTCATCCCTCATACTGACTGTGTGGTCAGAGCGCAGGGGTAGTTCCTCGGTCATTACAGAGGAACGGGTCGGGCAGACCGCCCCAGCCCCCGCTTCTCCTCCGACCGGTGCTCCAACGCCGTCAACGCCTCCAGCCGAACCGACGCCGCCAGCACAGGTCCCTTCAGCCGCCAAGTAACAAGAACCCATGTCCCGCTTGCGCAGCGCCCTCGCCCACGCGTTCGCACTGAGCGGGCAAGATAGTCGGCTTGAGGCGGACGATCTCGCCTTGCTTGACCGGTGTGCCCGCCTGCTTGCCGACCGCGGTCTCACGACCCCTGCTATCTTCCTGGTGGAGTCTCTTGTGCCCCTCGGTTTCCTTGCCGCCCAACTGGTCCATGCCCTGACACCGATCATGGGTATGGTGGCCCCTCCCGACGACATTGAACGGCTCGCGCGTCTACTGGAACGAGGCGAGACCCCGGCCCTCTTCGTCGACAAACTTCGACTGCTGGAGGAGGAACCCCGCCGTGAGTGATGAGATGACGGCGATCCTGGCCACCGATTGCGGGAGCACGACCACCAAGGCGATCCTGATCGAGAAGGTGGGAGGGGCGTACCGCCAGACCTTTCGCGGCGAGTCCCCAACCACCGTCGAGGCCCCGTTCGACGATGTGACCCGCGGGGTGTTGAACGCCATCCAGGAGGTGGAGGAGTTGTCCGGACGGACGATTCTGGATGGAGAGAAGATCCTGGCGCCTGCCGGGGAGGGTCGCGGCGTCGATCTCTACGTCTCCACGAGCAGCGCGGGCGGCGGCCTCCAGATGATGGTGGCGGGCGTGGTGACGGCTATGACCGCCGAGAGCGCCCAGCGGTGCGCCCTCGGCGCCGGCGCCATCGTCATGGATGTGCTGGCCAGCAACGACGGCAGGGCGGCACATGAAAAGATCGAGCGGATCCGGGTTCTGAGGCCCGATATGATTTTGCTGTCTGGCGGGACTGACGGCGGCACCGTCTCACACGTTGTGGAGCTGGCGGAATACATCCGGGCGGCCGACCCAAAGCCCCGGCTCGGCGGAAACTTCAGGCTTCCGGTCATCTTTGCCGGCAACAGAGATGCGCGAGGCCGGATTCAGGAGATTCTGGGAGACCGGACAGCGCTCGTCATGACCGACAACATTCGACCCATCCTTGAGCGGGAGAATCTCGGACCGGCCCGCCATACGATCCACGACCTGTTTCTTGAGCATGTCATGGCCCAGGCGCCAGGATATGGAAAGCTCATGGGGTGGACGGGCGCGCCGATCATGCCGACGCCGGCCGCGGTCGGCCTCATCATGGAGCAGGCGGCAAAGGCGGAAGGGTTAAACCTGCTGGGCGTCGATATCGGCGGGGCCACAACAGATGTGTTTTCCGTGGTGGATGGGCAGTTCACCCGGACCGTCAGCGCCAATCTGGGAATGAGCTACAGCGTGAGCAATGTCCTGGCTGAGGCCGGCATTGAGAAGATCGAGCGTTGGCTGGTTGAGCCGATTGCCGAGCAGGAGTTGCGGAATCGGATCAAGAACAAGATGATTCGCCCCACCACGATCCCCCAGACGCTCGCGGACCTGGCCCTGGAGCAGGCGATCTCTCGGGAGGCGCTTCGCCTTGCCTTTGACCAACACAAGGCGCTGGCCGTCAGCCTGAAGGGCGTTCAGCAGGAACGCACCATCGCGGACGCCTTCGAACAGGAAGAGGGCGGCAAAAGCCTCATCGACCTGTACAGGATCGACCTCATTATCGGGAGCGGTGGGATTCTTTCCCATGCGCCGCGCCGCGCCCAGGCGATGATGATGATGATTGATGCCTACCAGCCGCTTGGACTGACGCAACTCGCGGTGGACAGTATCTTCATGATGCCGCATCTCGGTGTGCTGTCCCAGGTTAATGAGCGAGCCGCCACCGAGGTCTTCCTGAAGGATTGTCTGGTTCCACTGGGCAGTTGCCTGGCTGCCGAGGGGCGGGCGAAGCGCGGTGAGCCATGTTTCGCGTATACCGTTCGATTTGCCGATGGTCGGCACACAGAGGGTACCCTTCGCTTTGGCGAGATTCTTCGTCTCGATCTTCCATCGGGAGCAGAAGCCGAACTCCAGGCGGAGCCGTCAAAGGGCTTTGACCTGGGCGGCGGGAAGGGGAAGCCGGTGAGGCTTCAGGTGAAAGGCGGTGTAGTCGGACTGATCCTGGATGGCAGGGGACGGCCGCTCTACCTGCCGGATGACTCCTCGGACCGCGCCGCCCAACTGCGAGCCTGGGCCGCAGCAATGGATCTGTATCCGGAATAACATTTCGAGTTGCGGGTTTCGGGTGTCGAGTTTCAAATTAAGAATCCGAGACTCGAAACTTGAAACCCGAAACATTGAGGCTAACAATGGCTCATTCCTATACACCAGGCTTGCGCCTGGCGCCACAGACCGTAGTCCGGAAGCGGCGGATCTTGCCGATCCCCGGACAGGTGCTTGTCCATGAGGGGCAAGAGGTCACGGCTACAACGCTGATCGCTCAGACCGAGTTGCCGGGCAAAGTCCACGCGGTGAATGTGGTTAACCTGCTGGGGATCGTCCCCCAGGAGGTCCGACGCTACATGCTTAAACGGGAGGGTGACGCGGTCAGTTCCGGCGAGCCGCTCGCCGAAAACCGGCCTCTTATCAAATGGATGAAGACCCAGGTCCCTTCTCCGATCACCGGCACGATTGAGACAGTGTCCGAGGTGACCGGACAGGTGTTCCTGAGAGAGCCGCCAAAACCCTTGGCCCTGACCGCCTATCTCGACGGCCGGGTGATAGAGACGTTTCCAGGCGAGGGGGCCACGGTGGAGACGGCATGCAGTCTGGTGCAGGGGATTTTCGGCATCGGCGGCGAGGCTGTGGGTACGATCGCAGTCGCCGTCAACAACCGCGAAGACGAACTGACGCCTGAGCGAATTACCGACGCACACCGGGGGACGATCCTCGTGGGAGGCTCGCTGATCGGTCGTGAGGGCTTCGCCAGGGCCAAACAGGTGGGAGTTGCCGCCGTCGTCGTAGGCGGCATCCATGACCTCGATCTGAAGCTGCTCCTTGGTGGACGGGACCTTGGTGTCGCCATCACCGGAACTGAGCAGGTCGGTCTGACGCTGATCATCACCGAGGGATTTGGTCGCATTGCCATGGCCAGACGAACCTTTGATCTCTTGACCTCCAAGATCGGCCGGCGGGCATCCTGCTCAGGGGCGACGCAGATTCGGGCCGGCGTCATCAGGCCGGAGGTGATTGTCCCGCTCTCGGAGCGTTCAATGTTCAACGTTCAACGTTCAACGGAGGAGACGGGGGAGGTTGGAGGCGGACTGCAGGTCGGCGATCAAATCCGGGTTATTCGAGAGCCATATTTTGGCCTGATTTGCCGGGTATCCGCGCTTCGGACCGATCTCCAGCTTCTTGCCACGGAAAGCAAGGTCCGCGTTCTCGAAGCTGAACTTGACGACGGGCAACACATCATCGTCCCTCGTGCCAACGTCGAACTGCTGGAGGCGTAATGACGTTCGGTTTCGAGTTTCGAGTTTTGAGTTTCGAGTTGAGAACCAGGAACCCGGAACCGCGAAGTACGATCTGCCGCCTCCTCCCAGTCCGTGTCCTCGCTGCAGTTGTCGCTCTTTTTCTCTTCACCCTATACCCTATACCCTATACCCTGGCTTTGTCCCTTGCCCCTCCTGAGCAGTTCGAGGCCTTCGACATGTCTGGCGATGGCGGAGGCAGCGTCGGACTGTCGTGGCAGGCGGCCCCTTTCGATGGACCGACAGTTCGCTATCAGGTCTACATAGCTGATCAGGCGCAGGGACCATTTACGCGCGTTGCCGAGTTTGCCGCCGATACCCACTACAAAAGTGATGTCGATCGCCCTTGGTGGAGCTGGGATCGCAGCAAGGCGTATCACTTTTACCAGGTGAAATCGACGCAGGATCTCCGCATCGAGAATGGCCGACTCTACTTCTTCATGGTGGCGGTAGCCGACGGGATACAGACGATTGAGGGGCCGGTTCAGTCGGCAATCCCGGCGCCGAATTTGTTCAACTTGGCAAAGGCGAACAACTTCCTGTTGATGCTCCTGTTCTCCACGCTGATCCTGTTTGCGATTGCGCAGGCAAAGCGACATCCGGCTATCTTCCTGCGCCGGATTCCTGGCCTGGATGCGGTGGAGGAGGCGATCGGCCGGGCGACTGAGATGGGGCGGCCGATCCTCTATCTCACCGGCTCCGACGACATGTCGAGTCTCTCGACGATTGCGGCGACGGTCATCCTTGGACAGGTCGCGAAAAAGGCGGCGGCGTATGACACACAGCTCAAGGTGCCGCACCGGGACCCGATCGTCATGGCCATCTGTCAGGAGATCGTCAAGGAGTCGTACCTGGAGGCCGGACGGCCTGATGCCTATCGTGACGACTCGAACTTCTTTATCACCAACGATCAGTTCAGCTATACCGCCGCGGTAAATGGAATGATGCTCCGAGAGCGTCCGGCCGCTAACTTCTTCATGGGCTTTTACTATGCCGAGGCGCTCCTGCTGGCAGAGACCGGCGCCGGGACCGGCGCGATCCAGATCGCCGGGACTGATGCTGACCTGCAACTGCCGTTCTTCATTACGACCTGCGATTACACCTTGATCGGCGAAGAGCTGTACGCCGCGAGCGCGTACCTGTCGCGCGAGCCGATACTGGTTGGGACCTTGCGGGGACAGGATATAGGGAAGGCGTTTCTCCTGCTTTCTATGGTGGTCGGAACCGTCCTCGCCACCATCGGCGGACTTGTCGGCACCCAGGCGTTTGTCCCGCTGCTGCAACTGTTCCGCGATTTTAAATAGGGCAGCAGTTAGCCTTCAGCAATCAGCGCTCAGCCAGATGACCTCCGCTGAAAGCTGATCGCTAAAAGCTAATCGCTTCTTTTGAGGTAATTCGATGATCCTGTTTTTGCGGCGGACGTTTCCGCTGATTCTGACCTTCCTGTTCGGTGTGGCGGGCGCCCTCCAATATTACATCCCCCACCCCGTTTCCGAAGCGGCGCTCACTGAGGTCTCGGTCTGGCTCCGGATCATCCTTGGATTTGCCATGATCCTGGGGATTGCCAGCCTCTGCCACGTCCACTACGCAAAGATTCGGATACGGGCCGCAGGCTGGGGGTACAGCCTGGTCGTCTATCTCTCGATGCTGATTACGATCGTGGTGGGGGTGTGGTCACGGGGACAGGAGGAGGGAACAGGCTTCGGCTGGATCTATACGTATGCCCTGCTTGCGCTCCAGGGGACGATGTTTTCTATGCTCGGCTTCTTCGTGGCCTCTGCCGCGTTTCGCGCCTTCCGGGCCAGGAGTAAAGAGGCCGCGGTGTTGCTGGTCGCGGCAGTCGTGATGATGTTCGGCCGGGTGCCGTTGGGTGAGTATCTGGTGCCCGCCGCAGGGCCGATGGCCGGCTGGCTTCTGAACGTCCTCAACACGGCGGCCAGACGGGGGATCATTATCGGGATCAGCCTTGGCGGGATTGCCACCTCGATCAAGATCATTTTCGGGATCGAGCGGTCGTACCTGGGGGGCCGGGATTGAGAGCGCTGGCCGGCAAGCTGCTGCGCATGGACCGTCGGGTGATCTTCGTCCTGATCGCACTCGCGACGCTGATCCCGCTTTTGCGCCCGATCGGCTTTCCAATCCGGATCTCGCCCGAGGTTCAGCGGGTCTACGATCACATCGAGTCGCTGCCGCCAGGTTCGGTCTTTTTGCTGTCGCTGGACTTCGACCCGGCCTCGAAACCAGAGCTCTATCCGATGGCGGTGGCGTTACTCAACCACGCCTTCAGGCGAGACCTGCGGGTGATCGGGATGACGCTCTGGGTGACAGGGACCGGCATGGCTGAAAAGGTGGTGAGCGGGATCGCGAGCGAGCACGGGAAGCGACGAGGCGTCGACTATACCTTCCTTGGCTACTCGCCGGGCGGGAGTAATGTCATCATCAATATGGGTCAGGACCTGGCGGCTGCCTTTCCGACCGACCACTATGGCGAGCGGACGGCCGACCTCCAGGTTATACGCGGGGTCACATCGCTGAGGCAGGTTAACTACGTGGTGAGCCTGGCCGCGGGTACCCCGGGCGTCGAAAGCTGGTACGTGTATGGCAAGGAGAAGTACGGATTCGAGTTGGGCGGCGGCGTGACGGCCGTGATCGCGCCGGGCCTATACCCATTCCTCGATACCGGACAGATCAACGGCTTGATTGGCGGGTTGCGCGGGGCGGCCGAGTATGAAACATTGGTTGGGCTGAAGGGGAAAGCAGTGGCAGGAATGGACGCGCAATCGGCCACGCATTTTGTCATCATCGGCTTGATTCTACTCTGCAATCTCTTTTACTTCCTGACGCCACGCATTGGGATTCGCTCCTTCGCGGGTACTCGGAGTGGGCCAGGCTCGCCGCGAGAGGCGGGACGCTGATGGACGCTTCCGTCCTGGTCGGCGCCTGGGTGGCCGCCGGTCTCACCCTGTGCATGTTCAGTTTCCTGTATAAGGATAACCCCTTCTTCCGATTCGGGGAGCACCTGTACGTCGGCATCTCGATGGGATACACCATCGTCCGCATCTACTACGACGTCATGGTCAAAAGCCTCTACACCCCGGTCGTCCAGGAAGGCAAATGGTGGTTCCTGATCGCCGCCTTCCTGGGTCTCCTGGTCCTGACTCGCTTCATCCCGAAGGTGAGCTGGCTGAGCCGGATCTCGTTTGCGGTGATCGTCGGGTTTGGGTCCGGCGTCGCCATCCCCCGCATTATCTCCTCCAACATCCTTCAGCAGGTGCAAGGGACCTTGAAGCCGCTCCTTGGTAACGCCGGTCAATCCCTCTTTGGTATGACCCAGTTCAATGCGTTACTGATCCTGATTGGCGTCGTCACGGTGCTGATCTATTTCTTCTTCTCCATCGAACACAAAGGACCGATCCAGGTCGCAGCGCGGATCGGCATCTATTTCCTCATGATCAACTTCGGCGCCGGCTTCGGCTATACGGTCATGGCCAGAATGTCGCTCCTCATCGGCCGGTTCGATGATCTCATCCTCTTCGCCTCCCGCGATTTCGGCTATGCCTCGTTGGTGCTGCTTGGCATGATCGCATTCGGCCTGTTCATGTGGGAGCGCAGCCGCACGCGCACCGAACCCCCTCCTGAGTAAGCTTACGGATGTCACGCTGGGTAAGAACCTGATTCAGTAAGGAATTCGGAACATCGGCCTAGCTCTTTCGGGCC from Candidatus Methylomirabilis lanthanidiphila harbors:
- a CDS encoding methylaspartate mutase encodes the protein MSDEMTAILATDCGSTTTKAILIEKVGGAYRQTFRGESPTTVEAPFDDVTRGVLNAIQEVEELSGRTILDGEKILAPAGEGRGVDLYVSTSSAGGGLQMMVAGVVTAMTAESAQRCALGAGAIVMDVLASNDGRAAHEKIERIRVLRPDMILLSGGTDGGTVSHVVELAEYIRAADPKPRLGGNFRLPVIFAGNRDARGRIQEILGDRTALVMTDNIRPILERENLGPARHTIHDLFLEHVMAQAPGYGKLMGWTGAPIMPTPAAVGLIMEQAAKAEGLNLLGVDIGGATTDVFSVVDGQFTRTVSANLGMSYSVSNVLAEAGIEKIERWLVEPIAEQELRNRIKNKMIRPTTIPQTLADLALEQAISREALRLAFDQHKALAVSLKGVQQERTIADAFEQEEGGKSLIDLYRIDLIIGSGGILSHAPRRAQAMMMMIDAYQPLGLTQLAVDSIFMMPHLGVLSQVNERAATEVFLKDCLVPLGSCLAAEGRAKRGEPCFAYTVRFADGRHTEGTLRFGEILRLDLPSGAEAELQAEPSKGFDLGGGKGKPVRLQVKGGVVGLILDGRGRPLYLPDDSSDRAAQLRAWAAAMDLYPE
- a CDS encoding preprotein translocase subunit SecG; amino-acid sequence: MVIALSVIHLLIALVLIVIVLLQSGKGADIGAAFGGGSSQTVFGGRGAATFLSKLTLAAAVLFMVSSLILTVWSERRGSSSVITEERVGQTAPAPASPPTGAPTPSTPPAEPTPPAQVPSAAK
- the tpiA gene encoding triosephosphate isomerase, which produces MRIPVIAGNWKMYKTPSEAIILAEGIVKALSSLDGPELVVCPPFTALAAVGQVVAGSRIGLGAQDLHWAREGAYTGEVSADMLQDIGCRYAIIGHSERRQYFGETDEGVNKKSRAALAGDLTPIVCVGETLTEREAGRADAVVEIQLKGALSGLAPEQVQRLIFAYEPVWAIGTGKTATPSQAEEMHAHIRKTIAMLVDAETACGVRILYGGSVKPENATELLERSEIDGALIGGASLQVDSFAAIAKAAQNTGFRV